The following proteins come from a genomic window of Winogradskyella sp. PC-19:
- a CDS encoding phage tail protein encodes MKKLILITVLFVSMSFSGNAQDAMIGEVKLFAGNFAPRGWALCEGQLLSISSNSALFSILGTTYGGDGRTTFALPDLRGRTPIAPGTGPGLPTSRLGDRRGNTSVSKGDDAKTLPTLSLNYIIALQGIYPSRS; translated from the coding sequence ATGAAAAAACTAATATTAATAACAGTGTTATTTGTGTCCATGAGTTTTTCAGGGAATGCCCAAGATGCTATGATTGGTGAAGTAAAACTATTTGCTGGTAATTTTGCACCACGAGGATGGGCATTGTGTGAAGGGCAATTATTGTCCATATCATCAAACTCTGCTTTGTTTTCTATCTTAGGAACAACTTACGGAGGTGACGGTCGTACAACATTTGCTTTGCCAGATTTACGAGGACGAACACCAATCGCTCCAGGAACAGGACCAGGGCTTCCGACTAGCAGGCTAGGAGATCGAAGAGGAAATACTTCAGTTAGTAAAGGAGACGATGCTAAAACCTTACCAACATTGAGTCTTAATTATATAATAGCTCTCCAAGGTATTTATCCGTCAAGGAGTTAA
- a CDS encoding DUF1772 domain-containing protein — protein sequence MKTIVFFITVILNALSTGFFFAWSVSVILGTKKVGNLTYIETMQSINREILNPVFFIVFLGSLIALAFTTCLQFNNKPVFWLVLASTIIYLIGTFGITAFGNVPLNNELEALNITKLNLIELKDFRTYYESAWNQYHSIRTISSIVSFTLLLISIFIKKSF from the coding sequence ATGAAAACTATTGTGTTTTTTATAACGGTAATATTGAATGCTCTTTCCACAGGTTTTTTCTTTGCTTGGTCCGTCTCAGTCATCTTAGGAACAAAAAAAGTAGGTAACCTTACCTATATAGAAACCATGCAAAGCATTAATAGAGAAATTTTAAATCCAGTATTCTTTATTGTGTTTTTAGGAAGTTTAATCGCATTAGCATTTACAACTTGTCTTCAGTTTAACAACAAGCCTGTGTTTTGGTTAGTTCTAGCTTCAACAATAATATATCTAATCGGCACTTTTGGAATTACCGCTTTTGGGAATGTTCCCTTAAACAATGAACTAGAAGCATTAAATATTACCAAGCTTAACTTAATAGAGCTGAAGGATTTTAGAACCTATTATGAAAGTGCTTGGAATCAATATCACAGTATAAGAACCATATCAAGTATAGTTTCATTTACCCTATTACTTATATCAATATTTATTAAAAAATCATTTTAA
- a CDS encoding FMN-binding negative transcriptional regulator, whose protein sequence is MNYPPKKHQDDDINHMIEVIKTYPLATVISVSNNEPYITHLPLVYEDNKLIGHIDIYNPQAELLKDNNDVTIIFSGPECYISPSIYSTTQLPTWNYIKVHLKGKVKAIKSKAALKQSLITMTEFLETPDHKYVLEPDNPRLDRNLDYIEMFEIEITNWEGKFKLSQDKKPRDIKAARQELIKTNQESIKQFLDKVFEY, encoded by the coding sequence ATGAATTATCCTCCAAAAAAACACCAAGATGATGACATCAATCATATGATTGAGGTCATCAAAACTTACCCTTTAGCAACCGTTATTTCAGTTAGTAACAATGAACCTTACATAACGCATTTACCTCTAGTTTATGAAGACAACAAACTTATTGGCCATATTGACATTTATAATCCACAAGCCGAATTATTAAAAGATAATAACGATGTAACTATTATTTTTTCTGGCCCTGAATGTTACATATCACCAAGCATTTATAGTACAACTCAGTTACCAACATGGAATTATATCAAAGTACACCTCAAAGGAAAAGTTAAAGCTATAAAAAGCAAAGCTGCATTGAAACAGTCGTTAATTACAATGACAGAATTTCTGGAAACACCAGACCACAAATATGTTTTAGAGCCAGATAATCCGAGGCTAGATAGAAATTTAGATTATATCGAAATGTTTGAAATTGAAATCACAAATTGGGAAGGGAAATTTAAATTGTCACAAGACAAGAAACCAAGAGATATCAAAGCTGCTAGACAAGAATTGATTAAAACCAATCAAGAAAGCATAAAACAGTTTTTGGATAAAGTGTTTGAATACTAA
- a CDS encoding UDP-N-acetylmuramate--L-alanine ligase: MNVHFIAIGGAAMHNLALALHNKGYNVSGSDDTIFDPSKSRLDAKGLLPESFGWFPEKITSSLDAIVLGMHAKADNPELLKAQELGLKIYSYPEFLYEQSKNKTRVVIGGSHGKTTITSMILHVMHYHDRDVDYMVGAQLEGFDVMVKLTEHNDFIVLEGDEYLSSPIDRRPKFHLYKPNIALISGIAWDHINVFPTYENYVEQFSIFVDSIVRGGSINYNEEDAEVKRVVEASENQIRKLPYQTPEYSVENGETLLDTPEGPMPIEVFGAHNLNNLAGAKWICQHMGIDEDDFYEAISTFTGASKRLEKIAESSTSVAYKDFAHSPSKVKATTEAVKQQYKDKELLACLELHTYSSLNAEFLKEYKGALDAADKAVVFYSPHAVEIKKLEEVTHEQIANAFERDDLIIYTNPQDFKDFLFSQNFENKALLLMSSGNYGGLDFNEVKNLL, from the coding sequence ATGAATGTACATTTTATCGCCATTGGTGGTGCAGCAATGCACAATTTAGCTTTAGCGCTTCATAACAAAGGATACAACGTCTCAGGAAGTGACGATACTATTTTTGACCCTTCAAAATCGCGGTTAGACGCTAAAGGTTTACTGCCTGAAAGTTTCGGTTGGTTTCCTGAAAAAATCACTTCAAGTTTAGACGCTATAGTTTTGGGTATGCATGCCAAAGCCGATAATCCTGAGCTATTAAAAGCGCAAGAATTAGGTCTCAAAATTTACAGTTATCCAGAATTTTTATACGAGCAATCCAAAAATAAAACACGTGTTGTTATTGGTGGAAGCCATGGAAAAACGACTATTACATCTATGATTTTGCATGTGATGCATTACCATGATCGCGATGTGGATTATATGGTTGGTGCACAGCTCGAAGGATTTGATGTTATGGTAAAACTTACCGAGCACAATGATTTTATAGTCCTTGAAGGCGATGAGTATTTAAGTTCGCCAATAGATAGACGCCCAAAATTTCATTTATACAAACCTAATATTGCCTTAATAAGTGGTATTGCTTGGGACCATATTAATGTGTTTCCAACGTATGAAAACTATGTAGAGCAGTTTAGCATTTTTGTGGACTCTATTGTACGTGGCGGAAGTATTAATTATAACGAAGAAGATGCTGAAGTAAAGCGTGTTGTCGAAGCCTCAGAAAATCAAATACGTAAATTACCTTACCAAACACCAGAATATTCCGTAGAAAATGGTGAAACTTTATTAGACACACCAGAAGGACCAATGCCAATTGAAGTTTTTGGAGCTCACAACCTCAATAATTTAGCTGGTGCCAAATGGATTTGCCAACACATGGGTATTGATGAAGATGATTTTTACGAAGCCATTTCTACCTTTACAGGTGCCAGCAAACGTTTAGAAAAAATAGCCGAATCTAGTACATCTGTCGCATATAAAGATTTTGCACATTCGCCAAGTAAAGTAAAAGCGACCACTGAAGCTGTTAAGCAGCAATATAAAGACAAGGAGTTATTGGCATGTTTAGAATTACATACCTATAGTAGCCTTAATGCGGAGTTTTTAAAGGAATATAAAGGTGCATTAGACGCAGCAGATAAAGCCGTAGTGTTTTATTCACCACATGCGGTAGAGATAAAAAAACTAGAAGAAGTCACTCATGAGCAAATCGCTAATGCTTTTGAGCGAGACGATTTAATAATCTACACCAATCCACAAGATTTTAAAGACTTTTTATTCTCACAGAATTTTGAAAACAAAGCATTGCTCTTAATGAGCTCTGGAAATTATGGTGGCTTGGATTTTAATGAGGTGAAAAATCTGCTTTAG
- a CDS encoding HlyD family secretion protein, with protein MLNISNNQLHKSVDISGSKSGQRVFHTYYYKYFNRFLGAFAIIGIIVLFLPWTQNISGRGSVTSLTPEQRPQTIQSPIPGSIEQWFVREGDFIKKGDTIMKIAEVKSEYFDPDLVKRTEQQRDAKAFAVKSYAGKADAQDARIGALIRERSLKLEIAENKILQASLKVESDSIDLEAAETNLRIAKIKYMRADSLFQEGFTARRKVEDEAVKLQSTKSKEISQRAKLLASRNEVINAKIEISKIKAEYVDKISKAESEKLSAKSSQFDTEAQVTKLDNAVSNYSIRNDLQYITAPYDGYIQTALRGGIGQTFKEGEELVGIIPKNVDLAVETFIDPIDLPLIHKGEKVRVQFDGWPAIVFSGWPNVSYGTYGAEVVAVERFITKRNGKFRILLKPDPESPAWPEEVRPGSGVYTMALLEDVPIWFELWRQLNGFPPNYYQPSEVANAKKK; from the coding sequence ATGCTTAATATATCAAATAATCAGTTACATAAATCTGTAGATATTTCAGGTTCTAAGTCGGGTCAGCGCGTTTTTCATACATATTATTACAAGTATTTTAATCGTTTTTTGGGAGCTTTTGCTATCATTGGAATCATAGTGTTATTTCTACCTTGGACTCAAAATATTTCGGGTAGAGGTAGTGTTACAAGTCTTACACCAGAGCAACGTCCACAAACAATTCAATCTCCAATTCCGGGTAGTATTGAGCAGTGGTTTGTTAGAGAAGGTGACTTTATAAAAAAAGGTGATACTATAATGAAAATTGCTGAGGTTAAAAGCGAATACTTTGATCCAGATTTAGTAAAACGAACAGAGCAACAAAGGGATGCAAAAGCCTTTGCTGTAAAATCTTATGCCGGAAAAGCAGATGCCCAAGATGCACGTATTGGTGCTTTAATAAGAGAGCGAAGCTTGAAATTAGAAATTGCAGAAAATAAAATTTTACAAGCGTCTCTTAAAGTAGAGTCTGACAGTATAGATTTGGAAGCAGCAGAAACTAATTTGCGTATTGCCAAGATAAAGTATATGCGAGCAGACTCATTGTTTCAAGAAGGTTTTACTGCCCGAAGAAAAGTTGAAGATGAAGCTGTAAAGCTCCAATCAACTAAATCTAAAGAGATTTCTCAAAGAGCTAAGTTGTTGGCTAGTAGAAACGAAGTCATTAATGCAAAAATTGAGATTTCAAAAATTAAGGCAGAGTACGTCGATAAAATTTCAAAAGCAGAAAGTGAAAAACTATCTGCGAAATCAAGCCAGTTTGATACAGAAGCACAAGTAACAAAACTGGATAATGCGGTATCTAATTACAGCATAAGAAACGACTTGCAATACATAACAGCACCTTATGATGGTTATATACAAACGGCATTAAGAGGTGGAATTGGTCAGACTTTTAAAGAAGGAGAAGAACTTGTGGGTATCATACCAAAAAATGTAGACTTAGCCGTTGAAACTTTTATAGATCCTATTGATTTGCCATTAATCCATAAAGGCGAAAAAGTCCGTGTACAGTTCGACGGTTGGCCAGCAATTGTATTTAGTGGTTGGCCAAATGTATCTTACGGAACTTACGGTGCAGAAGTGGTAGCTGTAGAGCGTTTTATTACCAAACGGAACGGAAAGTTTAGAATATTATTAAAGCCTGACCCAGAAAGTCCAGCATGGCCAGAAGAGGTGCGACCAGGTTCTGGAGTATATACAATGGCATTATTGGAAGATGTGCCAATTTGGTTTGAGCTTTGGAGACAGCTCAATGGTTTTCCACCAAATTATTATCAACCATCAGAGGTTGCAAACGCCAAAAAGAAATAA
- a CDS encoding immunity 53 family protein: protein MDIIDWIQDWFANNCDGSWEKNEIIQITNIDNPGWEVEIDISKTSIAKLEVKWILNENGKQDWYGVKIENQKFTAAGDIKKLPFLLNLFREMIEKVEHQ, encoded by the coding sequence ATGGATATTATAGATTGGATACAAGATTGGTTTGCGAATAATTGCGACGGCTCTTGGGAAAAGAATGAAATTATACAAATCACCAATATTGATAATCCAGGTTGGGAAGTCGAGATTGATATTTCCAAGACATCTATCGCAAAGCTTGAGGTTAAATGGATACTTAACGAAAATGGCAAACAAGATTGGTACGGCGTAAAAATTGAAAACCAAAAATTTACTGCCGCTGGAGATATTAAAAAATTACCTTTTTTACTAAATCTATTTCGCGAAATGATTGAAAAGGTTGAGCATCAGTAA
- a CDS encoding helix-turn-helix domain-containing protein codes for MNREIIDINDYTILLEEASSNNNLIDSCFFDEPVIAIAFYGAGDVGLNVKFDGQTKEFQHTKGMILSFYADDKVEFEHHVSMLKPLQCLVIATTIRNIDKLPNGEGQFLEQFLNQLVHPKDHYVEGPVFNMSPEMFQLVEQFFSNTYEGKIKMMFYKSHITALLSHYFGQLAKQQNTKLDNSQLEKINFAQEILLSDLENPPSLTELANKIGTNTNKLKIEFKAQFGVPVFKYLQNERLKKAYSLIKNEQKTIQEAAWAVGYDSLGSFSNAFEKKFGYRPSQV; via the coding sequence GTGAATCGAGAAATTATAGATATAAATGACTATACAATCTTATTGGAAGAAGCTTCTTCCAATAACAACTTAATAGATTCATGTTTTTTTGACGAACCTGTAATTGCAATAGCTTTTTATGGCGCTGGTGATGTTGGCCTCAACGTAAAATTTGATGGTCAAACAAAAGAATTCCAGCATACAAAAGGTATGATTCTATCATTTTATGCTGATGATAAAGTGGAGTTTGAACATCACGTTTCTATGCTAAAGCCACTGCAATGTTTGGTAATAGCTACAACTATTAGAAATATAGATAAACTACCTAATGGTGAAGGACAGTTTTTAGAACAATTCTTAAATCAATTAGTACACCCAAAAGATCATTATGTTGAAGGTCCAGTATTTAATATGAGTCCAGAAATGTTTCAGTTAGTAGAGCAATTCTTTAGCAATACTTATGAGGGCAAAATTAAAATGATGTTTTATAAAAGTCATATCACCGCTTTACTTTCTCATTATTTTGGACAATTGGCAAAACAACAAAACACAAAACTTGATAATTCGCAATTAGAAAAAATCAACTTTGCTCAAGAAATTTTGCTATCGGATTTAGAAAACCCACCTTCCTTAACAGAGTTGGCCAACAAAATCGGAACCAATACCAATAAACTTAAAATAGAATTTAAAGCACAATTTGGAGTTCCTGTTTTTAAATACCTACAAAACGAACGCTTAAAGAAAGCCTATAGTTTAATTAAAAACGAACAAAAAACAATTCAAGAGGCTGCTTGGGCTGTAGGATACGATAGTCTTGGCTCTTTCTCTAACGCTTTTGAAAAAAAGTTTGGCTATAGACCCAGCCAGGTATAG
- a CDS encoding PLP-dependent transferase produces MQDQNTHKYIKAVLKNMPSDWLNLTTHRLDIYNEALAKTEFSTEFEKLYQSNNSGVVALNNLPTAYDYIRLGHPLSSILEWAIAKAYSIASKQVISFSSQTMPIQAILRKNLLENKKTLITYSNALPREFNDELLKTVYGYSFELKQVESPEAITEFDGSLIFVSQDHRITTKHLNPTIDFQINLYENLGSILSIHKQENSDYVSEIQHVRRRESIAMTPHDTLTALKHLVEGTIITNQDSNRDKNKTSVLKAIQTITGTDGNPLVGSSGLSVQYAIMMGLIDDAQQNHPNKAIKFIVPTNCYGGTNDQARRVAACNENVAIVDLEVDGDNDMVSSLKTVLDNIAKQDAIPYIIAEIPTNPRVEVPDLEELKSTLTKERTTLSGAIAIEPVFILDQTFCPNIQFLAEGEILSTGKAISYASGSKFPSGGKCTAGYCVGNSNSESLMEKIAIHLSICDNEATDFQYQMLAEQMPSMNQRIVDAYKNTRDFVSFIEENLPDAKINFVSEELAERGFTPSVFSLDLPTKGNTDEEREAYKRQLNHKLINLMITKIPEESKYCVSYGQLKGCYWTIPATSTQGTTKEGDKDYIARVALSGNMDLERHKAVFKEFVADI; encoded by the coding sequence ATGCAAGACCAAAACACCCATAAATATATTAAAGCTGTTCTAAAAAATATGCCTTCAGATTGGCTGAATCTAACGACTCACCGATTAGATATTTACAATGAAGCATTAGCAAAAACAGAGTTTAGCACTGAATTTGAGAAATTATATCAATCAAATAATTCAGGTGTAGTAGCGCTAAACAATTTGCCAACAGCATACGATTATATAAGACTTGGGCATCCTTTGTCTTCAATTTTAGAATGGGCAATTGCTAAAGCTTATAGTATAGCATCAAAACAGGTTATTAGTTTTTCTTCTCAAACAATGCCTATTCAAGCCATATTAAGAAAGAATCTGCTGGAAAATAAAAAAACACTAATCACGTATTCAAATGCATTACCACGTGAGTTTAATGATGAGCTTCTTAAAACTGTTTACGGTTATAGTTTTGAACTAAAACAAGTCGAAAGCCCAGAAGCAATAACTGAGTTTGATGGTAGTCTGATTTTTGTTTCTCAAGACCATAGAATTACAACAAAACATTTGAATCCTACTATTGATTTTCAAATAAATCTGTATGAAAATTTAGGGAGTATATTAAGTATCCATAAGCAAGAAAATAGCGATTACGTTTCAGAAATTCAGCATGTAAGGCGACGCGAAAGTATAGCCATGACACCTCATGACACATTAACTGCTTTAAAGCATCTTGTTGAAGGTACAATTATTACAAATCAAGACAGTAATCGTGATAAAAACAAGACTAGTGTTTTAAAAGCTATCCAGACAATTACAGGTACAGACGGAAATCCGTTAGTAGGCTCAAGCGGATTATCCGTGCAATACGCTATCATGATGGGATTAATTGATGATGCGCAACAAAATCATCCGAATAAAGCAATTAAGTTTATTGTCCCTACAAACTGTTATGGCGGTACAAATGACCAAGCAAGACGCGTCGCTGCTTGCAACGAAAATGTTGCTATTGTAGACTTAGAAGTAGATGGCGATAATGATATGGTCAGTAGTCTAAAAACCGTTTTAGACAATATTGCGAAACAAGATGCAATTCCGTACATCATTGCCGAAATACCAACAAATCCAAGAGTTGAAGTCCCAGATTTAGAAGAATTAAAATCTACCTTAACTAAAGAAAGAACAACACTGTCTGGAGCTATTGCTATTGAACCTGTTTTTATTTTAGACCAAACATTTTGTCCAAATATTCAGTTTTTAGCTGAAGGCGAAATACTTTCCACAGGTAAAGCGATATCTTATGCAAGCGGCTCAAAATTCCCTAGTGGCGGAAAATGTACTGCTGGCTATTGCGTTGGAAATTCTAATTCAGAAAGCCTAATGGAAAAAATTGCGATTCACCTATCGATTTGTGATAATGAAGCAACGGATTTTCAATATCAAATGTTAGCCGAGCAAATGCCGTCGATGAATCAACGTATTGTAGACGCTTATAAAAACACACGAGATTTTGTATCTTTTATAGAAGAAAATCTTCCAGATGCTAAAATTAATTTTGTCAGTGAAGAACTAGCAGAGCGAGGATTTACGCCTTCTGTTTTTTCGTTAGACTTACCAACAAAAGGAAATACTGACGAAGAACGAGAAGCTTACAAAAGACAACTAAATCACAAGCTCATTAATTTGATGATTACCAAAATTCCTGAGGAAAGTAAATATTGTGTAAGCTACGGTCAATTAAAAGGGTGTTATTGGACAATACCAGCAACCTCAACACAAGGTACAACTAAAGAAGGGGACAAAGATTACATTGCGCGTGTGGCGCTTTCTGGCAACATGGATTTAGAACGCCATAAAGCCGTATTTAAAGAATTTGTAGCAGATATTTAA
- a CDS encoding TolC family protein has protein sequence MKKIFSIIFIAFAWFGFAQVDSLSNVLRFDEYLGYVKKFHPIVKQANLVIDESQAKLLKSRGAFDPKIDVDYDRKKFKGTEYFDKLNGTFKIPTWFGVELKASFEENTGDFLNPEAFVPEDGLYSAGVSVPVLRGLLINDRMASLKQAKLFREQAKADRDIYVNNILFEASKVYFKWLKSYNELKLFENFLVNAEQRYRGIVRGVELGENAQIDATEARIAFNSRKLSLEQSRVKMMKASLELSTFLWLENNIPVELQPNVVPDIETEPIVDATFNLDQLRNQDVVIDQHPKIQSLDFKRQSLNVERRLKANMLLPRVDLEYNFLTETPDIGRSFNTQEYKGGVNVSMPLFLRKERGDLKLAKIKLSDTEFEINATRVNLQNKINGLKQELDSYVTQNEITVEMVSDYQLMLRAEERKFQLGESSLFLVNSRESKLIEGQLKAIEIQNKFFNTKAKLFNSLAVNPEL, from the coding sequence ATGAAAAAGATATTTTCAATCATTTTTATTGCTTTTGCATGGTTCGGTTTTGCGCAAGTAGATAGCTTGTCTAATGTATTGCGGTTTGATGAATATTTAGGCTATGTCAAGAAATTTCATCCTATTGTAAAACAAGCCAATCTCGTCATTGACGAGAGTCAGGCAAAATTATTAAAATCCAGAGGTGCATTTGACCCAAAAATTGACGTCGATTACGACCGAAAAAAGTTTAAAGGCACAGAGTATTTTGATAAACTCAACGGAACTTTCAAAATACCAACTTGGTTTGGTGTGGAGCTGAAAGCCTCTTTTGAAGAAAATACAGGTGATTTTTTAAATCCTGAAGCTTTTGTACCAGAAGATGGTTTGTATTCTGCAGGAGTCTCGGTTCCTGTTTTAAGAGGTTTACTTATTAATGATAGAATGGCATCCCTTAAACAAGCCAAATTGTTTAGAGAACAAGCCAAAGCCGATAGAGATATTTATGTCAACAATATATTATTTGAAGCGTCAAAAGTATATTTCAAATGGTTAAAATCTTATAATGAGTTAAAGCTCTTCGAAAATTTTCTTGTTAATGCAGAGCAGCGTTACCGTGGTATTGTTCGTGGCGTAGAATTAGGAGAAAATGCTCAAATTGATGCTACAGAAGCTCGTATAGCTTTTAATAGTAGAAAGCTGAGTTTGGAGCAATCACGCGTTAAAATGATGAAAGCATCATTAGAATTGTCGACTTTTTTGTGGTTAGAAAATAATATTCCTGTAGAGTTGCAACCTAATGTTGTGCCAGATATAGAGACAGAGCCAATAGTTGATGCAACATTTAATCTAGACCAATTACGAAATCAAGATGTGGTAATTGATCAGCATCCAAAAATTCAATCTTTAGATTTTAAGCGTCAAAGTTTAAATGTCGAAAGACGCCTGAAAGCAAACATGTTGTTGCCGCGTGTAGATTTGGAATATAATTTCTTGACTGAAACTCCTGATATTGGACGTTCGTTCAATACTCAAGAGTATAAAGGTGGTGTAAATGTTAGTATGCCGTTATTTTTAAGAAAAGAGCGTGGTGATTTGAAACTGGCTAAGATTAAGTTAAGTGATACCGAATTTGAAATTAATGCGACTCGCGTTAACCTTCAGAACAAGATTAATGGTCTAAAGCAAGAGTTGGATTCATATGTTACTCAAAACGAAATTACGGTCGAGATGGTCTCTGATTATCAGTTGATGCTTAGAGCAGAAGAACGCAAATTTCAATTAGGAGAAAGTTCTCTTTTCTTAGTTAACTCTCGTGAGTCAAAACTTATCGAAGGACAACTTAAAGCTATTGAAATTCAGAATAAATTTTTTAATACCAAAGCAAAGTTATTTAATAGTTTGGCGGTCAATCCAGAGCTTTAA
- a CDS encoding SDR family oxidoreductase: MKTNILVIGGTGKTGRRVVEQLQNKGIEPRIGSRNASPGFDWDNKDTWVKALNGIKKMYVTYYPDLAVPGAKEAIESLTYLAKELGVKKMVLLSGKGETEAEACEEIVMHSGLDYTIVRASWFNQNWSESFFLEPILSGEVALPMSDVLIPFVDANDIAEVAVTVLLDDSYNGEIIEVTGPELITFKDIIDIISKTSNRNLNFYNITLEQYVDGMKQMQIPDDVVWLIEYLFSHVLTNPNNQIVVNDIERVLGRKAKAFSEYAEETAKTGVWNEAITQTN; encoded by the coding sequence ATGAAAACAAACATTTTAGTTATCGGAGGAACTGGCAAGACTGGTCGCCGAGTAGTAGAACAATTACAAAATAAAGGTATTGAACCTAGAATAGGTTCAAGAAATGCATCACCAGGCTTTGATTGGGATAATAAAGATACTTGGGTAAAAGCCTTAAATGGTATTAAAAAAATGTATGTCACTTACTATCCTGACTTAGCTGTTCCTGGAGCAAAAGAAGCTATTGAGAGTTTAACATATTTAGCTAAAGAATTAGGTGTTAAAAAAATGGTATTGCTTTCTGGAAAAGGAGAAACCGAAGCAGAAGCTTGTGAAGAAATTGTGATGCATTCTGGTTTGGATTACACCATTGTAAGAGCCTCTTGGTTTAACCAAAACTGGAGTGAAAGTTTCTTTTTAGAACCTATTCTATCAGGAGAAGTAGCATTACCAATGTCTGATGTTTTAATTCCATTTGTAGATGCTAATGATATTGCTGAAGTTGCCGTTACCGTTTTACTTGATGATTCTTATAATGGTGAAATCATTGAGGTAACAGGCCCAGAATTAATCACATTTAAAGATATTATTGACATCATTTCAAAAACGAGCAACAGAAATTTGAACTTTTATAATATTACACTAGAGCAGTATGTAGATGGGATGAAACAAATGCAAATACCAGATGATGTCGTTTGGTTGATTGAGTATTTGTTCAGTCACGTTTTAACCAATCCTAATAATCAAATAGTGGTAAATGATATTGAACGTGTTTTAGGTAGAAAAGCAAAAGCATTTTCAGAATATGCAGAAGAAACTGCCAAGACTGGAGTTTGGAATGAAGCAATAACACAAACCAACTAA